The Mixophyes fleayi isolate aMixFle1 chromosome 9, aMixFle1.hap1, whole genome shotgun sequence DNA window ATTCCATGGCTGTTTCTTGCAGCTTTTCCTGTTCCACATGGTGGGTAATATGGACAGCTTTCTACTGACTGTCATGGCCTTGGACCGGTATGCGGCAGTTTGTCAGCCGTTGCATTACTCCACTATAATGAACAAGAGGACATGTGTTTGTCTGGTAACCTCCTCATGGATTATTGTCAGTCTCCACTCAACTCTGTTCACTGCCATGACATCTTCTGTTCAACGCTGCCGTTGGGTCATTCACCACTACTTCTGTGATGTCCCAGCCTTGTTAATGCTCTCCTGCAAAGACACTTCTGTTCAGCAGAATGTTGTCTTCATTGAAGGCTCCCTAATTGTCATGGGTCCCATGTTGTTTATTTTTGGTTCCTACATCTTAATTATAAGAGCTGTTTTGCAGCTGCGTACCTCCAAAGGCCGGAGACGAACCTTCTCCACATGTTCCTCTCACTTAACTGTGGTCATCATCTTTTATAGCTCAATTATATTCATGTACTTTCGACCAAGCTCCCTCTACTCAATGACTTATGATCGGGTGATCAGTGTGGTTTACAGCATTATCACACCTATGCTCAACCCATTTATATATAGTTTGAGAAACAAGGAAGTCAAAAATGCTGTGAAGAGAATGACACAATGTGGTGGGAAACATGGTGAAAAATGGATGCAAGATTTAGAAGACGACTAAAATAATATTCATGAAATGTTTTAGATCGTCATATATTGCCGTACAGAGGCCAAAGATTCTTTATACCACATGTattagtaaatgtaaaaaaaaacacagtaacatTGCTCCCTAACAAAAATTAGAACAAACAAACTGAATATAGGAGTTACAGACAGACCTCAGCTAGAGGTAGACGTGTCAAAGACCTCAAAGAGAATTATCTAAAGAATTATTGTAGCATTATCTATAAACATATGGAAAGTTGACTTGTGGCAGTAGGTAGATACAAAGATGATGTATTGATTGTAAACCTCCCTGAAGTCATAAAATCTGTTATGTTATGCTGAAAAATATATTCTATTACATAAAATGTATCTCCTTTGACCACGCTAAAACAGGTGCTGATACCCAAGGGCCACAAGCCAGAGAGTTAAATATTTAGCAATATATTAATCGGGAAGAGAATACCAGCCCACCATGGAAGCTCATGACCATGCTCAATATCATTAGTCATAATGGTTACAGAgaagacattttctgcattttctatTGCAAGATCCAGCAGAGGTTCTCCAATGAATCAAGGTTATTGCCCCAGGTGCAACTTTgctgcattcacaggagggataTTCACTGTTATAATGGATGAGTGATTTGGATTGTAACACTGGTACCCACTGTAGACTTCACCCCTGGACCTGGCAAGAGATACAAATGTTCTTCAGGAGCTGTATAggacagtatcatcatcatgatAGACCAGTTTACTTCAGGAAAGACTGATCAGAATGAGGACTATGGTTGAGAACTGATATTTTTTCAGGGTAATTCCGCAGCTCAAAAGCTAAGCCGGTTCCAGGTTCTCTATCTTCCAAAGATACAACTAGATATGCACTGAAGCTGAATCTGAAGGGTTTTGCAAGATGTATTTTTCGTGGACTTCTCAGGATATGTGCAACTGAATCCAAATACTAAACTCCTCACAGCTTTAGTCTGCAGAGTACAGAGATTTTATCATTTTGGACATTCAAATTTAGGACTTGAGATTTCTTCAGGATTCAGCATTGTGACGGAATTCTGTATTCAGCCAGCTTTTGAAACTACAAGAATACCTTCAGAATCCATGCTCTTATCCTCATATTAACAACATGTCGTTGGTAATAGGAGAGGAGAGAAAACATTGCTTTGAAGAATATTCAAAGTATGTTTTGTTTGAATAAATATCATTTGACTAATGTGTAATCATGTATTGCGATATTATAGTGTTGTATTGTCTATGATCACAATATGCTATGACATTGGCTGAATTGTATGTCGCTCACCTATCCCACattcaatatatttaaatataccacTCAACAATTGAAGTATCTAAATCTGGACATGACCACGCCTCCTCCAAAAGATGACGGAATGGCATCATGTAAGGGGCCGTGACTTGTGGGTGTCTAGTGCTTCCAAAGAACTAAGCTGCCCCCTAACACCCATTTTGTCCCCTAAAATCCCAATGTTAAGCGGAGACATACCTCCTAACCTTCTGTAAGTTGGGATAAATGTGTAGACAGCGGGATGGCGCgatagtcattattattattattattaatttttatttatagggcgccactaggtatccgtagcgccgtacagggacagacagaaacacgatacagggtgagacagaaCGGTActgttaacaaaaagcacagtaactcagaagctcaatgtacagctagatgagaggtgagagcccccagcggggtagagagaggggtagaagggcaggaggacctcacagaagagacaaggagctgaagagcagagttaaggtggtggagaacagaaggtgAGGAGGcactgctcgaaggagcgtacaatctaaggggagggatcATATCTGGTCCCATTGAATCTGGACTATcccaccaaaatcgggacagCTGGCAGGTTTGATTTAAAGATCATATATTTTTGCTTCTTTACAACTTATTAAATGTGTTAACTTCTCAAAATATATCATGTGAGGAGTTACATCATGAATGTTGTAGTTTAAATGCTCAACACACCCACATATCATGGTGTGTGAGACACCTCGTAGACCAGTGTTAAGGGGTAAAATATGCTGGTAAAGATATTTATTCCAGGACATACTTATTTTTCCTGCCCTTATGGCTTTCAGGTAATTCCTCAGTTTATGGTATAGGGGGAGGCTGAGAACCAAAATACCTACCATGCAGTGACATGCTGAGTGAGTATGAGCAATTACACCTCATCATGTTTCACTCATCAGTTTGCTTTTGAAAAAGTGACCCTCCAGCCTATAGATGGCAATATTACATTTCAAGGGTGAAAGTCATGATTATCCAATAGAGGGCGTGTTATCACAATACATTTTACAGGAAGAAGGACTAATGTGTATCCAGAGCAAAGAGCGCCCTCTATTGTGCTCCTAGTTTCAGCAAGACATCCATACTGGCACCTGCTCCAGGACATGACAATGTCATAATAGGTCCAGAAGTAATCTGGGAAAGCTTAAAAACTCGataaacattttctgtagtgACCCGAACTTTCGGTGTTATAGGTGCCAGAGACACCAATGAGGGGCaggacaaaacaaaaaactgaagCTCATCATCTTTTCTATGAATAGACACTTCGGGAACTTAttctttttctattttccttTAGGAGGTAAAACAGGGGACACAGGGGTCTGCCAGTGTAATTGGGTTAGCTATGTTAGAGATTATTTTAGGGTGAATGTATTCACCACTCATCAGGGTTCAGCTGGAACTAGGTAGTAATTGAGTTTTTTTTAACCCATCCATATAGGGGTCTACTCCTCTCTCAATATTACATTCAATCTCCTACATTCCTAATCCACACCTCACAAAAACCCACCTGGTGAAATCCAATCCTTTCCCCCAACCCCCCAATTTTATCTTCCCATCTTCATTTTCTCCTGGCTGGGTGTGATATATGTTTGTATAGGG harbors:
- the LOC142101470 gene encoding olfactory receptor 5J3-like; translated protein: MDFENQTVVAFTLVGLSEKPSLRLPLFCFFMGAYVLCIVGNLLMIILISTQSQLHTPMYMLLGSLSVVDVCLTSITIPQALHSLFTKNMSISFHGCFLQLFLFHMVGNMDSFLLTVMALDRYAAVCQPLHYSTIMNKRTCVCLVTSSWIIVSLHSTLFTAMTSSVQRCRWVIHHYFCDVPALLMLSCKDTSVQQNVVFIEGSLIVMGPMLFIFGSYILIIRAVLQLRTSKGRRRTFSTCSSHLTVVIIFYSSIIFMYFRPSSLYSMTYDRVISVVYSIITPMLNPFIYSLRNKEVKNAVKRMTQCGGKHGEKWMQDLEDD